A region from the Nitrospirota bacterium genome encodes:
- a CDS encoding aspartate 1-decarboxylase, with translation MLRPMLRSKIHRAVVTQSEIDYEGSITIDQSLVDAAGMLPYEQVMISNLNNGERFETYIIPGQRGSGTVCLNGPTARKGMVGDKIIIFCYELYNEIELKGHKPIIVKVDDKNQIVS, from the coding sequence TTGTTAAGACCCATGCTCCGCAGCAAGATCCACCGTGCTGTCGTTACCCAATCTGAAATTGACTATGAGGGGAGTATCACGATTGATCAAAGTTTGGTCGATGCCGCCGGGATGCTCCCCTATGAACAGGTGATGATCTCTAATCTCAATAATGGAGAGCGCTTTGAGACTTATATTATTCCCGGACAACGAGGGTCGGGAACGGTCTGTTTAAATGGACCGACGGCCCGAAAAGGCATGGTGGGGGATAAAATTATCATTTTCTGCTACGAACTCTACAACGAAATAGAATTGAAGGGCCATAAACCCATTATCGTCAAAGTCGATGATAAAAACCAAATCGTCTCCTGA
- the gatA gene encoding Asp-tRNA(Asn)/Glu-tRNA(Gln) amidotransferase subunit GatA, which produces MKLYALTIHQAHQLLRKKEITSRELVESVLSRIDQVEPKIAAFNQVQKESSLKEGEMLDQKISRGMFKSPLTGIPVGLKDNICFQGVPTTCSSRILENFIPPYDAAVVEKLKEAEAVFVGKTNMDEFAMGSSTENSAFKKTRNPWDLDRIPGGSSGGSAAAVAADECMGALGSDTGGSIRQPAACCGVVGLKPTYGLVSRYGLVAFASSLDQIGPIAKDVTDAAILLNEISGHDLRDSTSSARPSEDYLGSLHPEVKGLKIGIPKEYFIKGIDPEIEKSVMGAVNKWKDLGAEVYEITLPHTAYAVATYYILATAEASSNLERYDGVKYGFRASDGKNLNEMYEKTRAEGFGPEVKRRIMLGTYALSSGYYDAYYKKAQQVRTLFIQDFKEAFKKVDAIVTPTTPTPAFKIGEKVHDPLQMYLSDIFTISANLAGIPALSLPCGFSKEGLPIGVQIMGRYFEESTLLNMAYAFEQASGIHNKKPNL; this is translated from the coding sequence ATGAAACTTTATGCATTAACGATTCACCAGGCCCATCAGTTACTCCGAAAAAAAGAAATCACTTCCAGGGAGCTGGTTGAATCTGTTCTTTCACGAATCGATCAGGTTGAGCCTAAAATCGCCGCATTCAATCAGGTTCAAAAGGAATCTTCTTTAAAAGAAGGCGAAATGCTCGACCAGAAGATCAGCCGGGGAATGTTTAAATCGCCCCTGACGGGAATTCCCGTTGGTTTAAAAGATAATATCTGTTTTCAAGGGGTTCCAACGACCTGTTCTTCCAGAATACTTGAAAATTTTATTCCTCCGTATGATGCGGCGGTTGTCGAAAAACTAAAAGAAGCCGAGGCGGTATTTGTCGGGAAAACCAACATGGATGAATTTGCGATGGGGTCTTCTACCGAAAATTCCGCCTTTAAGAAAACCCGCAATCCCTGGGATTTAGATCGAATTCCAGGCGGTTCCAGCGGGGGATCAGCGGCGGCGGTAGCCGCAGACGAGTGTATGGGAGCGCTGGGATCGGATACGGGCGGATCGATCCGCCAACCCGCTGCCTGCTGTGGTGTAGTGGGTTTGAAGCCTACCTACGGGTTGGTCTCGCGATATGGGCTGGTGGCCTTCGCTTCTTCGCTTGATCAAATCGGTCCGATCGCCAAAGACGTAACAGATGCGGCCATTTTGTTAAATGAAATCAGCGGCCATGATTTGAGGGATTCCACCTCCTCCGCCAGACCGTCTGAAGATTACCTGGGGTCTCTTCACCCTGAGGTTAAAGGATTAAAAATCGGGATTCCAAAAGAGTATTTCATTAAGGGGATCGACCCGGAAATTGAAAAATCGGTAATGGGCGCGGTGAATAAATGGAAAGACCTTGGCGCCGAGGTTTATGAAATCACCCTTCCTCATACCGCTTATGCGGTCGCGACCTATTATATTCTGGCGACAGCCGAGGCCAGTTCCAATTTAGAGCGATATGACGGGGTGAAGTATGGCTTTCGGGCTTCAGACGGGAAAAATTTAAACGAAATGTACGAGAAGACCAGGGCCGAAGGGTTTGGACCGGAAGTTAAACGGAGAATCATGCTCGGCACCTATGCCCTAAGCTCAGGCTATTATGATGCCTATTATAAAAAGGCCCAACAGGTTCGAACCCTCTTTATTCAAGATTTTAAAGAGGCCTTTAAAAAGGTCGACGCCATTGTGACGCCCACAACACCCACTCCCGCGTTTAAAATTGGGGAAAAGGTCCATGACCCTCTTCAAATGTACCTGTCGGATATTTTCACCATTTCAGCCAATCTGGCCGGAATTCCGGCTCTTTCCCTTCCCTGCGGTTTTTCGAAGGAAGGTCTTCCTATCGGCGTGCAGATTATGGGACGTTATTTTGAAGAGTCGACTCTGCTAAACATGGCCTATGCGTTTGAACAGGCATCAGGAATTCATAATAAAAAACCGAACCTGTAA
- the gatC gene encoding Asp-tRNA(Asn)/Glu-tRNA(Gln) amidotransferase subunit GatC: MKITKEQVGHVAKLAKLSISDEEKEKFSLQLEKILMYVDQLNELKTEGIEPTSHAGGLENVFREDKVQSSLPVEIALQNAPQQEKGFFKVPKVIE; encoded by the coding sequence ATGAAGATTACAAAAGAACAGGTCGGCCACGTCGCCAAACTGGCCAAATTAAGTATTTCAGATGAAGAAAAGGAGAAATTTTCCCTCCAACTGGAAAAAATCTTAATGTATGTCGACCAGTTAAATGAGCTGAAAACCGAGGGAATTGAACCCACTTCTCATGCTGGTGGTCTTGAAAATGTTTTTCGGGAAGATAAGGTTCAATCCTCTTTACCTGTTGAAATAGCCCTGCAAAACGCCCCTCAACAGGAAAAAGGGTTTTTTAAAGTTCCAAAAGTTATTGAATAA
- a CDS encoding UvrD-helicase domain-containing protein: MNNLDFLKDLNPQQLEAVRHQEGPLLILAGAGSGKTKVITSRFSYFVKALGISPANILCVTFTNKAAEEMKIRVREMTGFADPPWVHTFHSAAVKILRSEIDLFGIPRNFMIYDKGDQLALLRECVRELNFNEELYPVKTIAARISELKNLLMTPEQFSEKAQSFGLQEKIARVYPLYRDKLRKQKALDFDDLLMVLIQIFKKHPEVLKRYQNQFSYMMVDEYQDTNFAQYQLISLLCKEHRNICCVGDDDQSIYGFRGADIKNILRFENDYHDTRVIKLEQNYRSTKTILNAANKVIERNDQRKGKQLWTNNQRGEAIEVCRVESDEGEADLISQMILAGAENKSEASFQRFAILYRTHIQSRALEESFQKRGVPYVIVGGTRFFERKEIKDILAYLRVIVDPVDEVNLKRIINVPVRGIGAQTIEKAVQFSEKNGCKLFDGLEKIQGTGLLGVSAEKAVRSFTTLINEMAQKAVSTSILDLVQLILSRTHYIEEIKKEKAAEKIENIYEFFSSVTEFQEKNNSSDLPSFLDHVALFSDVADEKTRGRVRLMTLHSAKGLEFPVVFMPGMEEGLFPHSRALVDHLEMEEERRLCYVGMTRAREKLILTSAKNRRMYGSVQFNSPSRFIEDIPVEFVQKKELNREKPPKTPVYREKIIEKRFQRGYLPGEQGEREGEAPEKPYVRCGTSPKASSEGGGDASPHHRRVNQSVVHPLWGRGVILSSDGEGDDLRMTIRFESSGTKKMALKYANLKFL, translated from the coding sequence TTGAATAATCTGGATTTTCTTAAAGATTTAAACCCGCAGCAACTCGAAGCTGTCCGTCATCAAGAGGGTCCTCTTTTAATTCTCGCGGGCGCCGGGAGCGGAAAGACAAAAGTCATTACCAGCCGTTTTTCCTATTTTGTGAAGGCGTTAGGGATCTCCCCCGCGAATATTCTGTGTGTGACTTTCACCAACAAGGCGGCGGAGGAAATGAAAATCCGGGTACGTGAAATGACCGGCTTTGCGGACCCTCCCTGGGTACACACCTTTCACTCAGCGGCAGTTAAAATCCTCCGGTCCGAAATTGATCTTTTTGGTATCCCCCGGAATTTTATGATTTATGACAAGGGCGACCAGCTGGCCCTCCTCAGAGAATGTGTCCGGGAACTTAATTTTAACGAGGAACTTTACCCCGTTAAAACCATTGCCGCAAGAATCAGCGAATTAAAAAACCTGTTGATGACGCCTGAACAGTTTTCGGAAAAGGCCCAGAGTTTTGGCCTTCAAGAAAAAATTGCCCGGGTGTACCCTTTATACCGCGATAAGTTAAGGAAACAAAAAGCGCTTGATTTTGACGACCTTCTCATGGTTTTAATTCAGATTTTTAAAAAACATCCGGAGGTCTTGAAGCGGTACCAGAACCAGTTTTCATACATGATGGTGGATGAGTACCAGGACACCAATTTTGCCCAGTATCAACTCATTTCCCTTTTGTGCAAAGAGCACAGGAACATTTGCTGTGTGGGGGATGACGACCAGAGCATTTATGGCTTCAGGGGCGCGGATATTAAAAATATTTTACGCTTTGAAAACGACTATCATGATACCCGGGTCATTAAGCTGGAACAAAATTACCGATCGACAAAAACGATTTTAAATGCCGCGAATAAAGTGATTGAAAGAAATGATCAGAGGAAAGGAAAACAGCTCTGGACAAACAACCAGCGGGGAGAGGCGATTGAAGTCTGCCGGGTCGAAAGTGATGAAGGGGAGGCTGATTTAATCTCCCAGATGATTTTGGCGGGCGCCGAAAATAAAAGCGAGGCTTCTTTTCAAAGGTTTGCCATTTTATACCGAACGCACATTCAATCGAGAGCCCTGGAGGAGTCGTTTCAAAAACGCGGGGTCCCTTATGTGATCGTCGGAGGGACGCGTTTTTTTGAACGGAAAGAGATTAAAGATATTCTGGCTTATCTCCGGGTCATTGTGGACCCGGTTGATGAAGTGAATTTAAAAAGGATTATCAATGTTCCGGTAAGAGGCATTGGCGCCCAGACGATCGAAAAGGCGGTTCAATTTTCTGAAAAAAACGGCTGTAAGCTGTTTGATGGATTGGAAAAAATCCAGGGAACCGGCCTGTTAGGGGTGAGCGCCGAAAAGGCCGTGCGTTCCTTTACGACCCTGATTAATGAAATGGCTCAAAAAGCGGTCTCTACCAGCATCCTGGACCTGGTTCAGCTCATTCTCAGTCGTACCCACTACATCGAAGAGATCAAAAAAGAAAAAGCCGCTGAAAAAATAGAAAATATTTATGAGTTTTTCTCGTCAGTGACGGAATTCCAGGAAAAGAACAATTCTTCAGATTTACCCTCTTTTTTAGACCATGTGGCGCTTTTTTCGGATGTGGCCGATGAAAAAACGAGAGGAAGAGTCAGGCTGATGACGCTTCATAGCGCCAAAGGTCTTGAATTTCCTGTGGTATTTATGCCTGGTATGGAGGAGGGATTGTTTCCTCATAGCCGGGCTCTTGTGGATCATCTTGAAATGGAAGAAGAACGAAGGTTATGTTACGTCGGAATGACCCGTGCCAGAGAAAAACTTATCTTAACCAGCGCAAAAAACCGCCGAATGTACGGGTCAGTTCAATTTAATTCTCCATCGCGTTTTATTGAAGATATTCCGGTTGAATTTGTTCAGAAAAAAGAGTTAAATAGAGAAAAACCTCCCAAAACGCCGGTTTATCGAGAAAAAATTATTGAAAAAAGATTTCAACGTGGGTATTTACCTGGCGAGCAAGGCGAGCGAGAGGGGGAGGCTCCAGAAAAACCATATGTCCGTTGTGGGACATCTCCCAAAGCAAGCTCGGAGGGAGGGGGCGACGCGAGCCCCCATCATAGGCGTGTTAATCAGTCGGTCGTGCATCCCTTATGGGGGAGGGGGGTTATTCTTTCCAGCGATGGAGAGGGAGATGACCTCAGGATGACCATTCGTTTTGAGTCTTCCGGGACAAAAAAAATGGCTTTAAAATATGCGAATCTCAAATTTTTATAG
- the glmS gene encoding glutamine--fructose-6-phosphate transaminase (isomerizing): MCGIIGYVGQQEAVPVLMEGLKRLEYRGYDSAGVAFIHHGRLVLNRSVGKLANLEALLSKKDTASRIGIGHTRWATHGRPSEVNAHPHRVGHTVLVHNGIIENFLQLKKELTQKGSVIKSETDTEIVAHLIDRETRGGKSLENAVQSVLKEIKGAYALVILSEEYPDQLIAVRNGCPLVIGMGRGEYFVASDIPATLSHTRNYIFLDDGEMAVLTSKGVEIKDFEGHRKVKNPVTVDWSPVMAEKGGYKHFMLKEIFEQPQAIADTLRGRISLAEPAVNFHEIGLSEPFLKNISKIHMVACGTSWHAALVGKFLIEQLARVPVEVDIASEFRYRDPILSPSDLLIAISQSGETADTLAGMMEAKNKKMKTLAVCNVVGSTMAREADGVIYTYAGPEIGVASTKAFTTQLTVLFLFALSLGQLRARLTPDQVSDYLRGLVNLPRIIDEVLARENETIEISKTFFKSRDFLFLGRGINYPIALEGALKLKEISYIHAEGYPAGEMKHGPIALIDEHLPVVVLIPKDSVYSKVFNSIMEIKARNGIVIAITNAQDDELLEKVDYLLRVPETDPLFNPIVMSIPLQLLAYHIAVLCGSDVDQPRNLAKSVTVE, encoded by the coding sequence GTCGGGAAATTAGCCAATTTAGAAGCTCTTCTTTCGAAAAAAGACACTGCCAGCCGCATTGGGATCGGCCATACCCGCTGGGCGACCCATGGACGTCCTTCTGAGGTGAATGCTCATCCCCATCGCGTGGGTCATACTGTTCTGGTTCATAATGGAATTATCGAAAACTTCCTCCAGTTAAAAAAGGAGCTGACTCAAAAAGGGTCCGTGATTAAATCGGAAACGGACACAGAAATTGTCGCTCATCTCATCGACCGGGAGACGCGGGGAGGTAAAAGTCTGGAAAATGCGGTTCAAAGTGTTCTTAAGGAAATCAAAGGCGCCTACGCTTTAGTGATTCTTTCCGAAGAATATCCCGATCAACTGATAGCGGTTCGGAATGGCTGTCCCCTGGTCATTGGAATGGGAAGAGGGGAGTATTTTGTCGCTTCAGATATTCCCGCCACACTCAGCCACACCCGGAATTACATTTTTTTGGACGACGGCGAGATGGCGGTCTTAACGTCCAAAGGGGTTGAAATTAAAGATTTTGAAGGGCATCGAAAAGTTAAAAATCCTGTCACCGTCGACTGGAGTCCTGTCATGGCTGAAAAAGGGGGTTATAAACATTTCATGCTAAAAGAAATTTTTGAACAGCCCCAGGCGATTGCAGATACCCTGAGAGGCCGTATTTCTCTTGCCGAACCCGCGGTTAATTTTCATGAAATCGGGCTATCCGAACCCTTTCTCAAAAATATTTCAAAAATACACATGGTGGCCTGTGGAACGTCATGGCATGCCGCGCTGGTGGGGAAGTTTCTTATTGAACAGCTTGCCAGGGTTCCGGTAGAGGTGGATATCGCTTCGGAATTCCGTTATCGTGATCCGATTTTATCCCCATCCGATCTGCTGATTGCGATCTCCCAATCCGGAGAAACCGCCGATACCCTTGCCGGGATGATGGAAGCCAAAAATAAAAAGATGAAGACCCTTGCGGTTTGTAATGTTGTCGGGAGTACCATGGCAAGGGAGGCGGACGGAGTGATTTATACCTATGCAGGGCCTGAAATCGGGGTTGCGTCGACCAAGGCCTTTACCACCCAGCTAACGGTCCTTTTTTTATTTGCATTGTCTTTGGGACAGCTTCGGGCCAGACTCACGCCTGACCAGGTTTCTGATTACCTGAGGGGCCTGGTCAATCTTCCTCGTATTATCGACGAGGTGTTAGCCAGGGAAAATGAAACCATTGAAATCAGCAAGACCTTTTTTAAATCCAGAGACTTTCTTTTCCTTGGACGGGGAATAAATTATCCGATCGCCCTGGAAGGGGCCCTGAAATTAAAAGAAATTTCTTATATTCATGCGGAAGGGTATCCTGCAGGCGAAATGAAGCATGGCCCCATTGCGCTTATCGATGAACACCTGCCCGTCGTGGTTTTAATTCCAAAGGATTCGGTTTATAGCAAGGTGTTTAACAGTATTATGGAAATCAAAGCGAGAAACGGGATTGTGATTGCGATTACCAATGCCCAGGATGATGAGCTTCTCGAAAAGGTAGACTACCTTTTAAGGGTTCCCGAGACCGATCCCCTGTTTAATCCAATTGTCATGAGTATCCCCCTTCAGCTCCTCGCCTATCATATCGCGGTTTTATGCGGAAGCGACGTCGATCAACCGAGAAACCTGGCCAAGAGCGTAACGGTTGAATAA